CGTGACGCGCGGCGTGATCGAGCTGGAGCCGGTGACCCACGAGCTGCTCGAAGGCAATATCGGCCACATCATGGTCAACGAGTTCTCGCGCGATGTCGGCGCGGACGTGTTCGCCTCGTGGGAAGCGCTGCGCGGCGAGGCGAGCGGCAGGCTCAACGGCCTGGTGCTCGACCTGCGCTCCAACCCCGGCGGATCGCTCGACGAGGCGGTGGCACTGTCGGACCTGTTCCTGTCCGACGGGCAGATCGTCTCGCAGCGCGGCCGCGCACGTGGGGAGAATATATCCTACGATGCGGAAACCGTGTTCCGGGGCGACATAGCGGAAGGCATTCCGATCGTCGTGCTGATCGATGCGGGCTCGGCCTCCGCCTCGGAAATCGTCGCCGGCGCATTGCAGGACCATCGCCGCGCGGTAATCATGGGCGAGCGCAGCTTCGGCAAGGGCAGCGTCCAGTCGCTGCTGCCGCTCGGCCGCGACGCCGCGTTGAAGCTGACGACGGCGCGCTACTACACGCCCTCGGGCCATTCGGTGCAGGAAGGCGGGATCAAGCCCGATATCGCCGTGCCGCAGCTCTCCGACCCCGACCTTGCCAAGCGGTCCAAGTTCATCATGCGCGAATCGGATCTGCGCGGCCATCTGGTGAACGAGATCGGGCTCGAGGATGCGGCGATGGAGAGGGACCGTGCCGACGATCCCCGCTTCAAACTGACCGCCGAGGAGCTGAAGGAGCAGGGTGTCGAGGACTTCCAGCTTCATTATGCGGCCGATACGCTGCGCCGGACCGGTCCGCGGGCGGTGGCGCGCCGCAAGTAGCGGCGGGCCGATACCGATGGCTGCAAACCCTCCGCTCCGCTCCTCGCCGCGTCCGAATCTTCGTCTGGCGCAGACGCTGGCGCTTGCAGTCCCGGCGCTGCTGCTCGGCGGAGCCTATCTGTCGCAATACGCCTTCGGTCTCTATCCGTGCGAGATGTGCTGGTGGCAGCGCTATCCCCATTTCGCGGCGGTCGCGCTGGCATTGCTGGCCGGGATCGTCCCGCCCCGGCGGCTCTGGCTCGCGCTCGCGGCGTTGGCGATCCTCGTATCCGGAGCGATCGGCGGTTTTCACGCCGGCGTCGAATATGGCTGGTGGGAAGGCATCACCAATTGCGCGATGACGCCGGTGGGTTCGGGGCAGAGCGCGCTCGATTCGATCATGAACGCGCCGATGATCCGCTGCGACGCGGCGCCCTGGTCGTTCCTCGGCATCAGCCTGGCGGGGTGGAACTTCCTGATCTCGACGGCTAGCGCTGTCGCCATCCTTTTCCTCCTTTTCCGGAGCCGCCATGCGCAAGTCTGACATCCACCGCATGATCCGCGTTGATCAGGCGGGCGAGTTCGGGGCGACCCGGATCTATGCCGGCCAGCTCGCCGTAATGGGCGATCGCGGGCCGCATTCCGCCGAGATTGCCGGGATGGCCGAACAGGAGGCCGGGCACCGCGCGAAATTCGACGCGCTGATGGCTCGCCGCGGCGTTCGCCCGACCACGCTCCAGCCATTCTGGAATGTCGCCGGTTTTGCGCTCGGCGCCGGGACCGCGCTGATCGGCCCGGAAGCGGCGATGGCCTGCACGGCCGCGGTCGAGGAAGAGATCGACCGCCACTATTCGCAGCAGCTCGACGCGCTGGCCGAGGATGGCGACGATCCCGAACTGGCCGAGATGATCGAGGAATTCCGCGAGGACGAACGCGAACATCGCGACGCGGCCCTGGCCGCCGGGGCGGAGCGCGCGCCTGCCTATCCGGTGCTATCGGGGCTGATCCGCCTGGGTTGCCGCGCCGCCATCCGGATTTCGGAACGCATCTGAGGGAACGTATCTCGGGGAACGGCCGGGC
The genomic region above belongs to Qipengyuania spongiae and contains:
- a CDS encoding S41 family peptidase — protein: MKIAQFARGAALVSALALIPATTASLAQVDGRAGPEFAKVLAVYERIKASYVEQVDDDVLLRGMIDGMLAALDPHSAYLDGGDLQRLETMIDGNYSGLGLSVVLDDGAVKIVSPFRGSPADQAGIKAGDFITHLDGKLIYGGSLDDAVAQMRGEAGTSIRLTIFRPGRDEPFDVSVTRGVIELEPVTHELLEGNIGHIMVNEFSRDVGADVFASWEALRGEASGRLNGLVLDLRSNPGGSLDEAVALSDLFLSDGQIVSQRGRARGENISYDAETVFRGDIAEGIPIVVLIDAGSASASEIVAGALQDHRRAVIMGERSFGKGSVQSLLPLGRDAALKLTTARYYTPSGHSVQEGGIKPDIAVPQLSDPDLAKRSKFIMRESDLRGHLVNEIGLEDAAMERDRADDPRFKLTAEELKEQGVEDFQLHYAADTLRRTGPRAVARRK
- a CDS encoding disulfide bond formation protein B, which gives rise to MAANPPLRSSPRPNLRLAQTLALAVPALLLGGAYLSQYAFGLYPCEMCWWQRYPHFAAVALALLAGIVPPRRLWLALAALAILVSGAIGGFHAGVEYGWWEGITNCAMTPVGSGQSALDSIMNAPMIRCDAAPWSFLGISLAGWNFLISTASAVAILFLLFRSRHAQV
- a CDS encoding demethoxyubiquinone hydroxylase family protein, which produces MRKSDIHRMIRVDQAGEFGATRIYAGQLAVMGDRGPHSAEIAGMAEQEAGHRAKFDALMARRGVRPTTLQPFWNVAGFALGAGTALIGPEAAMACTAAVEEEIDRHYSQQLDALAEDGDDPELAEMIEEFREDEREHRDAALAAGAERAPAYPVLSGLIRLGCRAAIRISERI